One Coffea eugenioides isolate CCC68of chromosome 2, Ceug_1.0, whole genome shotgun sequence genomic window, AGTAGTACTTCTTTTCATTATACAATCCCTTGTCTTTGTCGGGCCGCATTTTTAGAATTAACCGGTCGACAAGACGTGAATGTTTTGCAACTGCATTATTATGCCAAAAACTCTTTCAACTCCTCCTTTCCCTTCCCCCTCCTCCCCTCTCCCCATGCCACCCCCAATTTTCATTTTAGAGTACtgatatttttcattttttctattcgactatttctttaattattcactcatttttcaattactttttgaACTTCTTGTTTTGGGTCAAAGATTTTGATAATACTACGTGATGCATTTATGAATGCAAAAAGTTCAAGACAATTGTCTCAAAGCAGAGTTGTTTAGGGAGTCTGACGAAGAAGCATCGCTTTGTTCGGATAGaacattattttaaataataatataatattttttgtgacatgatgcatgtgaaataaaaaggtgatgaagaaaattttttttaaaaaaaaggttacAAAATGTATTTATAATAGAAGCGAAATAATATTTGTAAATAACGACTATTTTAATGATACGAGATTCCTGGGCTGAAATGATTATAATCGTGTGGGCTTTTTATAAGCCCCGTTCCTATTAAGAAATTTGAGTCACGGTTCTGGCTCTAGATGAAGCTGCTGGGCTTTGCCTAAAGTGTTGAGGTAAGAAACGATACACAGCCCGATACGTCTTGAGACCACTTAGGAATCCCTTTATATAATCGTGTAATCGATAAACCAAGGTACAGAGCTCTAAAAATGTATCGAGTCTAATGGTGGACgagattaaaacaaaaaataatcaaataaatgaagTGATTAATGGTGGGCTTTTTTATGTCAAACAACTAATGGCGGACTGAATGAAGGTTATAATTCTGATATCTGATCAGTGCTACAGTTTATTTCACTGGATGTATTAGTGAGGAAGCCTTGCTCTTTTAGGGCCCAACTATATCAATCAGCCCAATTTAGTTGGGTCAGCACTCAGCAGTTTGGGTGAATTGAGTTGAGTCGAGATGCGCCGTTCTAGTtcaacttcaattaataaatttacactcgagtttaaatttgaattcaattttGTTTTGCAATACTCGAGTTCAATCTCGTGCTCATCGAGTCTAATCGAATTTAATTTGAGCTTAATTAGTCTAATCAAGTTTAACagatataaatataaatttaaataagCATACAAtagatattttatataaatcaataaaaaaaatttaaaaagtgtgTGCGCGAAATTCTATTGGACTTGATGAGTTCATGAACTCTTCACATATTAAATTCGAGCTCGCTTTAGCAAGCAGCTCAAGCTATTCAAATTGATCAACGTGGGGTCGAGTTTCAACTTTGATTGAGCAACCTCAATTAAGTTAGCGTAACAATTTGTTCCTTCTATTTTTTCCCCTTTGTGAGTGGCAATTGTTAAATAACGGTagcctaattttttttttttttttgccctttttcgaGGGAACGGTAGCCTAGTTCAAGTGGCAAATATcaaattgatgttttcttccatgcTTTAAAGTTCAATCCTTTCTTGTTGAGTTTCCTCAATGGGTTTTTCCTGTTGTTCCACGATTTATCGGGAAAATTCAATCCAAATCCACAAGGCCAAGGCCGAATTTTGTACGACAGAGGAGCTGGGAACTAGGAACGCTAACCCAATCCTCAATTAAGCTGAAATACGCAGGGGCTTACGTTTTATTTGCTGTTTTGTTGTGTCCGATGCCAACTCAGATGGTGAAATAGCCATTTTAGACTGACTTTTTTCAGAGAGAGAGAATTTTCTACCAGGAGATGATGGCCTTTCGTTGGCACCTTCGGAAACACTccccttttaatttttttttttattcccgCCCCGGTTTCTTCCCCCTCCCGACTAAACTAAACTAACTGAAGCAGCATACTATAAATTCAATGGACGAATGTTTTTCTGCTTAGAGTTAACAATAAGAAAAGTTGCAATTTTTCTTGACTTGagcatcaaaagaaaagaaaaggaagacaaATAAATGGGTTGGAGAGGGATTCTGGGATTTGAGTATGGAATAGTGCAGGCACCATTGGGACCAGATATTTCAGGTCCAGAGCTTGTAGCTGCTGTTGCTAACGCTGGTGGACTTGGTCTCCTTAGAGCCCCTGATTGGGTAaaccctttttcttcttccttttttttttttttttttttgaatgatcAGTTTCTTGGTTCAGTTTTTTATGTCTTTAAATTTTATGTTGACATTTCTGCAGTGTACCGTTGAGCATTTGGTACCCGGTAGCTTTAGCAATTGCACGTTACTATTTCAAACTCTGGAAAGGACTACTTTcgtttactttttcttttatttgcttttgattttCCTGTGATTTGCATTGCTTTCCTTACCTCCAAAAAGTTGCATTAGTGACTAGTTTTGTATTAGTCTATGGTTTTGAGCTTTAAAGTGTCTCCTAGAGTCAAATTTGATGCTAGTCTTCTCCCCGTTGAGCTCACAACTAATATGCCAGTAATTGcaattttgttcctttttccaaaaataaactTGCATTGGCTTCAGGTTATGGCTTTCTCATCCTGATAGGATAATAAGGGTTACTGGTGCTACATTGAATGTTAGCACAAAATAAAAACTGGTAATTGTACTAATCATTGAGGCTTATGTTCATGATCCACGTTTACCCTTGTCGAATTAGTTACTACTAAGTTGTTGAAATGCCATGATGTGATTTCGTAGTCTTAATTCAACTCATTGAATAATATGGTGATTGTGAGAGGGTCTCAAGGAGTCAGATAAGAGAATGCTCCAACTTATCACTAACTGTAAGGAAGACGTGCATGCAGACTCCCGTTAaatgttcttttttctttttatttttcgtAGGGTAATATGTAATATTTCTAAACGCGCTTGCATAACAGGAGGCACCGGATTACCTAAAAGAGCTAATAAGGAAGACCAGAACCCTGACTGACAAACCTTTTGGGGTTGGTGTTGTTCTGGCTTTTCCGCACAAGGAAAACATAAGGGCTATACTGGATGAAAAGGTAGCGGTCTTGCAGCTTTCCTGGGGTGAGTGCACAAGTGATATAGTGCTTGAGGCTCACAAAGTCGGGGTCAAGGTTGTACCACAGGTTAGTCTTGTGAGCTGATTTTGCTGTTTGAGATAAATGTCCTTTTTTGTGCTTGCAATTCCTTAATAACAGTTGAGATTGCACTAATATCATAAAGGTGGGGAGCTTTGAAGAAGCAAAGAAAGCTGCTGATGTGGGTGTGGATGCAATAATTGTCCAAGGACGGGAAGCTGGTGGACATGTTATTGGACAGGTATAGTTGTTAGTGTACTCATCAGATATATATTACTTCAGTTCAATGTAAAAATGGAGTGGTATCTTAttgaatttgcttcattttcacAAAACATTGCTTTGCTATTGCATACAAGTGCCCATAAATTTTTACATATTGTTATACTATACACCGTTGTTATGTTAAGATTGTGTTATGAATGGTTTTGTAACCTTGAAATGAAATTAACTTGACTAGAATGATATAACTTAATTTGTTCCTTCTCTGAATCTGCATTTGGGTATAAGTAATGGGTGTACCTAGATATAGGAAAAGGTTATACTCTTGTACAGGGTACTACAATTGTAGACCAACATTTAAAATTTGATAGGGAATCTGTAAACTATGTGTTCTGCAGTTTGCTAGTTGCCTAAACATTTCAGGCTTCCAAAACCTTCCATTTTTTAAGAGCATCTTTACATTGCAAGTGACTGACTTGTATAActtgtaatttaatttttgagGGCATTTCTTGAGACACTTCATTTATACTTTGAAATTGAAGTTCCAAGGTATAGTTGAATCCTAGCTCCACATCTGTGAATTATTTATGCCATGGTTCTTAAGGCATCTGTTAGTTAAACATCCTCTGACCATGAGCAGTTTCTCTCTCCGTATTCTCTCAGAGTTCTGAAATTGACCCGCATTGGAAAATTTGCAGGGTGCCTTAATTTCTTTGTTGCCAAGGGTAGTTGAGCTTGTTCAGGGTTGTGATATACCAATTATTGCTGCCGGTGGAATAGTGGATGAACGTGGTTATGTAGCTTCCCTGGCCCTTGGAGCTAGGGGGATTGCAATGGGCACTAGGTATGTGACTTCTTTGGTTGTTAGTTTTCTTTATACCCGCTTTTATTTGATGAAAGCACAGTATCTGGTTAATCTTCGGACGGAGTAACAGGGATTCAGTCTGCTTTTATAAAAGTTTCCACTGTATAATCTCTGTTCTTGGTGCAATCGCTAGAAACCATTGCATTCTGCAATGAACATTCTAATCATTGGCAAAGTTCTTACCATTCAATGCTTATCCACTTTTTCTAAACAACTTTTGGATTTTGTGTCCTACAAACTCTCGATTAGCTTGATATTCTCTGGTTAGAGGTTTTGGAATAAAAAAAACGAGAAGTAAACTGTACTGTTATATATAcattttatgttatcaaactaAAATGTCTGTTGTGGAATTGGAGCTATTTGGTCAATTATTTTGTACCATGATTGTACCTGGATTTAGTGGCATCTAACATCAATATGTTTCACAAGTGGGTACCAACCAAATGCTACACAAGTAAAGATATGCGCCAGAGTATATGTCAGCCAGCTAGAAATATATGGTTCAAACATATTTATGCCTAAGTAATTCACCAATATGTGTCCAATTTCTTTGATATTTGATAAGATTGGTCTTGCATTGCCATTTTCCTAATTCCATTAGACCATCTTTGATAGTGCATCATAACGATGCTTGGTGTAATGAACGGTGGCTAACTCATTTTTCCTAGATTTCTTGCTACGGATGAAAGCTATGCTCACCCAGCATATAAGCAGAAGTTGATCAAATTTGATGAAACAGAGTACACAGATATATTTGGCCGTGCAAGGTGGCCTGGAGCGCCTCAACGTGTTCTGAGGACTCCATTCTTAGTGGAATGGAGAACTCTTCCCAGTGATGAGAATGAGACTAATCAACCTACCATTGGTCATTCCACCATACATGGAATGGTAAATACTTTTCACTACTTGCCTTTCTTAATCATTTGGATGTTCCTCCTTGAAGTTTTCCTCTAATGTGTTGTAACTGTGATTGAAATTAGAAGATAATCTTAATGAGGAGCTCATTTATTCAGTCACAGATGCAGTCATATAACTAACGAATTATCTTATTTGTATCaataactcttttttttttgttctgtgAACAGTTAATTGAGTGATGTAGGTTTGTCTTAGCAGACAACCAAATGATGCTGACTATGCACGTGTATTATTGCTTCATTAGGTAAAGTGCTTGAGGTTGTGGTTGGGCTAAATTAAATTTGCCTGACACAGTTAAATTTGTGGTTGTGCAGGAAAAAGAGATTCGTCGATTCGCTGGCACAGTTCCAAACCTGACAACAAGTGGTGATGTTGAAAGCATGGCCATGTATGCGGGTGAGGGAATTGGCCTAATTAAAGATATCTTACCAGCTGGGGAAGTCATTAGGAGGATTGTTGAAGGGGCTAAGCATCTGATCAATCAACAATTTGCCTGTGACATGCAGGCTTAGGCATCAGTTGAATCGATACAACTAGTTAATGGTTGTAGTAGTATACAAGATTGCAAGTTTTATGCCGGAGAAATAAATCACTGAGAGAAGGAAAGAGAAATTATGTGTGTTTAACCAGTCAAGTTACTATGTGCTGTATTGTAGGAAAGAACAAAATATTGTATCATCTTCTTTAGTAGGCAAGAAATAATTTTATCTTGTGTTTACCTCCTTCTTGGTAAGCATGTGCTTCAGGGTTTACGATTTCAGATGTGCAACGCAGTTGATCTCAGTACAAGCCCATCCTGGTCGAGTAAGCACTCTACAACTTAATAATATTTGTTCCAATGCTCATTCTACAAGAGTATATGGTAGAAATGTGGTGGTAGCAGCATGACAGTCAATTGACAAAATAAGATTCAATCAAATTTTGAAGGAGAAAATTTGCCAATCTCGTGTACGTCGGTCTTTCCTGTCAACCTTGTGCTGTGATGGAAGCTATTCCGTCAGTAGCTAGTAATGGGATTTAATAATGTGGTTAACGTCGCCATGTTTCTTTTAACATCATCGTCACCATTGTCATCAATTTTAGCCAGTACTTACCAAATTGAATGAGTCGATCTCGAACTGTTTTTTAAACGTGAACTACTAATCGCGCAAGTTTAAGTTAACTCGATAAATGTTTGAGTATAGTTTGATTATCAGGCGCTCGAGCTCCTCGACTCGGTTCAATGAATGACTTGTAGTCAAGGGCAAAAGTCTTGTTTCCTTTCTTAAACAAGCAAAAGTCTTATGATGCAACAGACATTTTCGCTCTTCCTTTGTTGACCGGATGAAATACAAATACTTAAAAAAATTCTTATAGCATTACAATATTGAAAATCACATATACCTATACAACCTGGATTTGTAGTTCCACAATGTGAGAGTTTAGATGACCAAAAAAGGCGTCTAAAAGAAATGGAGGTTGGATATATATGCCTTACCAATTCAAAGTTCAAGCTTCTTCTAACCCGGTAcagaaatgaatgaaatgcaataaacaagacagatttgccaGGGAATGACTGCGAAAATAGTAAGTTCCAATACTTGCTACAAATTTCTGAATTGAGACTCGCACGCCAGGAAAGAAAGTGCAAAACTCCCAATGTCACCAgttgaggatgctcacctcggccacccAGCATGTCCGAGGTGAACTCGCCTCGTTCCTCATCGGGGCTCATCCGTGTCTTGAGCATAACCCCTGAACTCGGCCAGATCCCTAGTCTACCGTgtaggtgacctcggcacctccacctcagctgcacgctgatgatgtcaaGGCATCTGACATCACCCGggaccagtgctttatctgaaaagcactggagGAACTTAATGGCGCCTGCACAATACTCTCCGTCATCATACTCAGAAGGCTACAGTGTCAGGGTCAGGCCTCCTGACAGGGGACAGAGCCGTAATGCCAGAGAGTGGGTCCCACTGGCATGAGCCTTCCGTCCTGTCCTCTACTCTactataaataccccacacacactcccaacaagtaagcaCACTGTTCATTTTGCCTATATTCTACTATatttctcgttctcatactaacttgatcgtcggagtgatccaaggggagaagccccgccactCACTTCAGCCAAGTAGGTTCACTTCGGACACAAGAATTCACCTCACCACATTAACAAGAGAGCTGATTTCGGTTGGACTGATTACCCgtcaaaaatcacctcttcaattggcgccgtctgtgggaaacGAGACTAATATTACAAAAATGAGATCCACGCGCTCCAGAAGCGGAAGAGTTCCCTCAAACGGGGCTGGGTAGACCTCGGGAGCCCAGCAAGATCGCATATCTGAAGAATAAGGATCCCAAAGGACCCAGCCCAACAACGAAGACGCCATCGCCAAGATGACCGAGTTTGTCACGGACAACCCCAACATCTTTGAGGAGCTAGGAAGGTATCTCAAGAGGCAGGGGAAAGAAAAGCCGAATCTTCCAAAAGGAGATCGGCGAAGTCCCCTGAAGTACCTTCAGGAGAGGACTCTGACGAGGGGCGTCTTTCTCGGAGTACCTCCAGGCGCGCCTCATCCAAGGCAACCTCCAAGATTGCCTCCATATCCCGAGCGTTTTCTCGGGGACTGCTAGGAAAACGAGCCGAGAACCCACCTCGGCGCCCCGGGGGCCTATCTTCTGACTACATGAGGGCTCCGCCCTTTACTGATGACATCAATGGGGAGATGGTGCCCCCGAATTTCAAGCTCCCAAACTTGCACACCTATGACGGCCGAGGTGACCCCGAGGATCACCTCCGCGCCTTCATCTCCGCCTTCCGACTCTACTGCCTCCCTGACGCTGTGATTTGTCGggtttttcccattttcttacATGGGACTGCCCGAAAGTGGTTCTGGAGTTTGGAACCGGGGAGCATTTCCTCCATGGACGAGCTGATAGACTGGTTCATCCACCGCTTTGTGTCGTCTCGACCAATCACAAAGACTTCAGCTTACCTCTTAAACTTGCAACAGGGTCAGGGCGAGTCACTTCGCTCGTATGCTCAAAGGTTCAACGAGGAGAATGTGCAAATACCTGATCAGAACGAGCAGGTAACTATCGCCGCCTTCACCAACGGGTTAGTGGCGGGGATCTTCAACACCGAAATCCATCGGGAGTACCCCCGTACACTTCGGAAACTCTGGGAAAGAGTGGACCAAGGAATCCGGAGTGAGGATGTAAATCGCATGAAGCGAGAAGCCCAAGCATCTCGTACGGGGCAAGATCCCCGGCGGAGGAAAGACACCGGCCGAGGTGAACCAGGCCCAAGTGGCACTTCAAACCAACTCCGAGACCGCCGGAGTGTCTTCGACCGGATCGTGAAAGGCAGATCGTCCACCTCGGACGCCGAGCTGACCCCGCTTAATTCTAGTCGGTCTCACGTTTTGGCGGTGATGAGGCAGAACCACCTCGGCCGAAATTCACCTGAGATTCCCGGAAGAAGAGATAAGAGGAATTCCAACCTCTACTGTGCCTACCACCGAGATGTGGGGCACGAGACCGAAGACTGCAACGACTTGAAGCGAGAAATTGAAAACCTGATCCGACAAGGATACCTGAAGCAGTTCGTCCGCAAAGATGGGGGCTTCAACCGAAGTGCCTCCCACCGGGAGAGCCGAGGTCCTCGCCGAGAAGACAGGCGGGACACTAAGCTTCAATGCCGAGGTCCCGAGGACCAAAAGAGGGATCAGAGGCCCCCACGCGACGGATCACCAGGCTACGGCCCAAATATTGTCGGGGTGATCAACACCATCTCAGGTGGCCCAACGGGAGGAGACAGCCAGAACTCTCGAAAGCGGACCTACCGCCAAGCCGGTATGGAGGTGGCCGAGCCGAGCTCTAGGCTATCCGAGGTGATAACCTATGGTCCCCATGACCTTGTCCCCACCGCCTCCAGCAATCACGAGACCCTTGTGATTGAGGTCCTTACCAATAATTATATAGTCAAGAAGGTCTATGTCGATCCCGGAAGCTCGGTAGACGTCCTGTACTACCGAACTTTCGAGAGTTTGAAGCTGACCCGGGAGCAACTCACTCCGGTCAGAACTCCCCTCGTCGGCTTCGGGGGACACGTCCTCCACCCGGAGGGTATGTTGACCTTGATGGTGACTATCGGGCGCCATCCCTACTGCCGAACTGTACCTGTCAGTTTTGCGGTGGTCAAAGCAGACTCTCCCTACAACATGCTGATAGGCCGGCCCACGCTCAACGCCTTGAGAGCCGTATACTCCACCTACCACCTGAGTTTTAAATTTCCGACACCTGCGGGGGTGGCCGAGGTAAGCAGCGACGTGGGCG contains:
- the LOC113763605 gene encoding uncharacterized protein LOC113763605 isoform X3, coding for MGWRGILGFEYGIVQAPLGPDISGPELVAAVANAGGLGLLRAPDWEAPDYLKELIRKTRTLTDKPFGVGVVLAFPHKENIRAILDEKVAVLQLSWGECTSDIVLEAHKVGVKVVPQVGSFEEAKKAADVGVDAIIVQGREAGGHVIGQGALISLLPRVVELVQGCDIPIIAAGGIVDERGYVASLALGARGIAMGTRFLATDESYAHPAYKQKLIKFDETEYTDIFGRARWPGAPQRVLRTPFLVEWRTLPSDENETNQPTIGHSTIHGMLIE
- the LOC113763605 gene encoding uncharacterized protein LOC113763605 isoform X1, with amino-acid sequence MGWRGILGFEYGIVQAPLGPDISGPELVAAVANAGGLGLLRAPDWEAPDYLKELIRKTRTLTDKPFGVGVVLAFPHKENIRAILDEKVAVLQLSWGECTSDIVLEAHKVGVKVVPQVGSFEEAKKAADVGVDAIIVQGREAGGHVIGQGALISLLPRVVELVQGCDIPIIAAGGIVDERGYVASLALGARGIAMGTRFLATDESYAHPAYKQKLIKFDETEYTDIFGRARWPGAPQRVLRTPFLVEWRTLPSDENETNQPTIGHSTIHGMEKEIRRFAGTVPNLTTSGDVESMAMYAGEGIGLIKDILPAGEVIRRIVEGAKHLINQQFACDMQA
- the LOC113763605 gene encoding uncharacterized protein LOC113763605 isoform X2 is translated as MGWRGILGFEYGIVQAPLGPDISGPELVAAVANAGGLGLLRAPDWEAPDYLKELIRKTRTLTDKPFGVGVVLAFPHKENIRAILDEKVAVLQLSWGECTSDIVLEAHKVGVKVVPQVFEEAKKAADVGVDAIIVQGREAGGHVIGQGALISLLPRVVELVQGCDIPIIAAGGIVDERGYVASLALGARGIAMGTRFLATDESYAHPAYKQKLIKFDETEYTDIFGRARWPGAPQRVLRTPFLVEWRTLPSDENETNQPTIGHSTIHGMEKEIRRFAGTVPNLTTSGDVESMAMYAGEGIGLIKDILPAGEVIRRIVEGAKHLINQQFACDMQA
- the LOC113759265 gene encoding uncharacterized protein LOC113759265, giving the protein MRAPPFTDDINGEMVPPNFKLPNLHTYDGRGDPEDHLRAFISAFRLYCLPDAVICRVFPIFLHGTARKWFWSLEPGSISSMDELIDWFIHRFVSSRPITKTSAYLLNLQQGQGESLRSYAQRFNEENVQIPDQNEQVTIAAFTNGLVAGIFNTEIHREYPRTLRKLWERVDQGIRSEDVNRMKREAQASRTGQDPRRRKDTGRGEPGPSGTSNQLRDRRSVFDRIVKGRSSTSDAELTPLNSSRSHVLAVMRQNHLGRNSPEIPGRRDKRNSNLYCAYHRDVGHETEDCNDLKREIENLIRQGYLKQFVRKDGGFNRSASHRESRGPRREDRRDTKLQCRGPEDQKRDQRPPRDGSPGYGPNIVGVINTISGGPTGGDSQNSRKRTYRQAGMEVAEPSSRLSEVITYGPHDLVPTASSNHETLVIEVLTNNYIVKKVYVDPGSSVDVLYYRTFESLKLTREQLTPVRTPLVGFGGHVLHPEGMLTLMVTIGRHPYCRTVPVSFAVVKADSPYNMLIGRPTLNALRAVYSTYHLSFKFPTPAGVAEVSSDVGAARECYLATIQAAVTPRPSPRSEEKRPAVLSIDCIDPQKAGEPNRLEPGDEVEQVVLDETKPDQIVQVGAGLPSPLKEEMISLIKDHRDVFAWSADEVVGVPSELMIHQLNVNSQARPVRQKRKHFDPEHSKAISDEVDKLLPAKMIHEVQYPT